tacatgttaatTACAATTTGAAAATGCTCACAATCTAATtcaacaaactaaataaaaatataggtCAATGAAAATTACACATGCTCCTAGAGAATTAAAGTGGATTTCAGATAATGAAATCTAGTCAGAGACGCCAAAGTTAACGCAATACCAAACTATTGTGTAAATGCACCTTTCTTTAATCTCAAGGAAAAAGATATTCGTGATAAAGCGCCGTTTAAACCAAAAAGCATAACAATGACAATCAATAGTCAATCAGTAAATGACCCATATACGATCAAATCAGAGTCTCTTCTCTGGAGCGCGTTTCGCCGAACAGAGCTACACCTTTCTATTGAAATAACCAAAGAGCACTGTCATCAGCGCTCACACAGATAAGATAATTCATTATTTGCCAAACCCCTGGCCAAGAAAGACGAGGGAGGGGTTTGCACTGTTCTCCCGCTACAGTATTTATTCTGACACCTCCGTGCGTTCCTCACAACACTGCCAGCAGACATGTCTACAGACTTTTCCAAGAACGTGGAGGAGAGGCCCGAGCCTTTTCAGGCAGAAGTGAAAGGTAGGTGGAGTGTTTACACTGTTAGATGAACAGATGGGATGAGATGAGGTTTGAGTTCATGTATGACTGAGGTATTTCTCTTCTGTGTTTCTTCTCGTTTAGGAAGTATCCCCAGCTGGCTGCAAGGCACCCTCTTGCGCAATGGCCCAGGCATTTTTTCTGTTGGGGAGACCAGCTACGAACACTGGTTAGATGGGATGTCAATCATGCAGAGCTTCGCCTTTAAAAACGGTTAGTCTGGCAATTCTTACCTGAcataggggagaacggggttggtcgtcacattcatcagatctcgtTTTGGAAAgaaagtttcagaatttagATGAGATGTTACTTCCAAGgtctggagtaaactgcttgacatgGAGGTGAGAggatgtttttcatgtgaaaatgtaaatatccaactcttcagtatTTCTTTTCaaggcttttacacaatgagtttataataaaactaaaactattaCCATTAATAACTATGAAGAGAGAGTGATAGGtaggtaggtttttttcttagctacacCAAACcatgtggttgttagcttttctgtttatgttctcttggtgcatgagatgtgttaggttgttgtatttcaatgaacctaatcattttaaataattgtttaagtttttctacatttttttttaatttttctccattaaaataacacagggacaaccatCCCCACAGTGTGTGACAACTATCCCCATtgtggggttggttgtcacaagtgcacaagacatatttgacggccaatatcttttgaacagaagcagctgaaggagagtaagaccactCTATCCGTACCTGACACTTTAGTATTTCATTACAAATcaaaagggaatttattcagtttatggtttatgaggaattcaaaggaaagtaaaaagtgtgactaccaaccctgttctcccctacGGAAGTAATTAATGAAATACTGTAACAAAGATCCCCAAACCCTGGCTCGCTTTGAATTTATTTATCTGTGAATATCTGATACAACCATTGTATGTGAGTGTGAGGAGCAGCTGCActtacaaagacattttttccaTCTTCCAGGTGAAGTGATCTACAGAAGCAGATACCTTAGAAGTGATTCCTACAAAGCAAACATGGCTGCAAACAGAATTGTTGTGTCTGAAATGGGAACAATGGCCTATCCAGACCCAAGCAAGAACTTCATTTTCAAGTAAGCATGTACTTTATTAaattttattatattgatttattttatagtattttttattCCAATTTAAACTTGTTCCATTGTTTACAACAGTGCAACATTAACGTTCAGTGTGAATATATACATTTCCAGACTAGGTGTGATTAATCGTTAACACCTCCAATACCTTTAGCAGGTAACAGTTTGGTAAATGGGGGTTTACGGTGCAAGGGTTTTCTAAAGGATCTGTGACATCAACATAAGTCTATTGTGTCAGTCTGTTGTGTTAGAGGAGcctcctgctgcttctctttccctctccaaTTCTACATGACCCCCTACCGCCTCTTTGTCATTATAAGGTGAGagtctctttaaaaatgtaccCTTACTTTTCAGAGCAATTACCTTTCTCAACCACACGGTGCCCGACTTCACTGACAACAGTGCAAGCAATTTCATTAAATATGGGAATGATTATTATGCCGCCTCTGAAACCAACTACATCCGCAAGATTGATCCTGTGACCCTGGAAACCCAGGATAAGGTAATGTCATCAACTGATCTGTTAACACACAGTACATCTGACCAAAGCTTTTGGTTCCAGGCTCATGAATTGCTAAACTGTTTCACACAGGTGGACTACATGAAGTTCCTGCCTGTAAACCTGGCTTGTTCCCATCCACACTACGACAAAGAGGGCAACGCTTACAACATTGGGACTTCAATAGCAGAGAAGGGAAAGACAAAATACATGGTGTTCAAAGTCCCTGCTGCCTCAGAGAAAAGTATATAAACCTGCTCTACTTTGTCTTTACACCTCAGTGTTATGTCTTCCTATCAGCTGTACTTTGTAGAAGGTGAAGAAAGTTAAAATACAAGACACTGTAATGCAAATACAGGATATCACAGGGGAGGTGCATGAAGAACAGTCAGGGCTAACTACTGTATGTCTCTTGACATTGGCTCCTAATATGGATTCTAATGAAGGGCAGTAtgcacacttaaacacactgaaatagctGTGACCATAGCTGTAGTCTTGCAATTTGTAAATCTTTCCTTCTATTGTGCACTTGCTATACAATATTCAGTTCATTTAACACTATAGTAATACTAATGTAGTGTTGAAAGTCTGATTCCTACATTGATTGATTATCACAAGTTTATTcacactgtatattattgtttttatttgcaatgTGTACACATACAAGCTACatgcaattaaaatgatttcaagGTCAGTGTTACCTGTTAGATAAGATAAGGTAATATGAGATAGACCTTATTGTCCTTGTGTGCAGTATAAAATCCCAGcaacaataatataacaataacaataaaaaagggATATATTTATCAATCATCACATGGCCATATGCAATAGAAAAAGTGTGATAAATAACAGTAattataaaagaagaaagacagcTATGGCATATACATTATTTCTTGCACTCTTGCcttctatttttgtttatttcttctaaAATTTCTTGTTAACTTTCAGACAAAGGCAAGAATGTCCCTGCACTGAAGAATGTGGAGGTGATCAGCACGATTCCCTGTCGCTCCCTCCTTACGCCCAGTTTCTACCACAGCTTCGGCATGACGGACAACTACTTGGTCTTCATTGAGCAGCCTTTCAAACTGGACATCATCAAGATGGCTACTGCATACATGAGGGGAGTCAACTGGGCAAGCTGCATGAAGTTCTGCCCCGAGGAAAATGTAAGTGGTCACTCTGAAACTCATGCCATGCCTTCTATTCACACCACTGGCAAGAGGGTCTGAATTAGCGTGGGTGTGCATTCTAGACGTTAAACATTACttcactgtttttctgtctgtttattcTTTCAACAGACTCTGATCCACCTGATAGACAGAAAGACCGGCAAAGAGGTAGAGACTAAGTACTACACTGGAGCAATGATCGTCTACCATCACGTCAACGCTTTCGAGGACAACGGTCATGTCATCTTCGATGTCATCGCCTACAGTGATAGCAGCCTTTATGACATGTTTTACCTCAGTAAGCTGAAGCAAAATGCCGAATTCCACGATGATTCCTACTCAAAACCAGGCTATAAGAGATTTGCGCTTCCTGTCCAGTCAGACAAGGTGGGATTAGgaaaagctgattttatttACTAAAACATAGAGATGTTCTTTAAATAACTGAATCTGTTTGGTCTACAGGGCGCTGCGGTTGGAGAGGATCTGGTGAAACTCAAATACACAACAGCCAGTGCTGTGAAGGAAAAAGAAGGCAAACTAATGTGTCAGGCAGAGGTGCTTTGTCAAGGTGAATCAAGCTGTTGAAGTATTCTAACTATTCTGTCTGCCCGGtcttgatgagttattgatttgttcatacaaatacaaaaactgtcattttatttctatcAGGTTTGGATTTACCCAGAATAAATTATGACATCAATGGCGAGAAGCACCAGTTCGTCTACGGAAACTGTGTTGAGGAATCTGCACATTCAAAACAGGTAACATTTgctattgtttttaatttggctATTGCTGTCAAATGCTGGTGGGAACATCCTTGTTCGTGATTTTTTTATGGTCTCTTAAGTGTTATTTTCCAAGAGAGACCTGAAACTTGCAGACTCGTGAAGAATAGAGATTGTAAATGCAAGGCCATTGGGAAACATATTGTTCCtgacaacattgtttttttccagaggTAGAAAGCAATTTGCAGAAGTAAGAGTAACCGGTTGATGTAACAGTGACAGCTGAAGTGCGAATTACCAATTCCCCCAACAAAGACCAAACTACTTAAAAACCCTTGTTGTAATACCCACACGTCCTTTCCATTGGGTGCACTTGCAAATCAAGGTACCAGTGACAATGGAAAGAAGTCAAGTCACTAAGGCTTTAAAGGTCTGAGTTACAGAGCTCTTATACTTTGGATGAGAGAGTTTCCCCTCTCTGTCACCCTGTGCCCACAGTTGAGGTCTAATGGCGGGAAAGGGAAATAAGTAAAAGGAAACATCTTCATTTACACAATTGgatctttttattgttttcctctCTTGCGGGAAGtgacgcagttcagatgacatcaatatacattttatattaggAGGTGGCGGGTTGGGCGGATGGCTAGATAGATAAATGGCCAAAAGTGGATTTAGCTGCGGGACTCCATTGgagtttcctgtttccaactgaGAGTGTCAAGTTTCCAACCACAATTGAGGACAGTTTTCTAAAAACCCTAACTTCTATTGTCATGGTATTTACTGttgcaatgatgatgatggcttGATAACTTTAAGtaagtaactttaacccacaccatgtttcaagtgatcattttaacccaaaccatgatcctTCCCTAACCACACCAAGTGGTTTATgtacctaaacctaaccagaccccAACCCCAGCTTTGTCACAccatgaaacttttttttgttgttgttgttacgaTTACTGCAGCATATTAGAAAATGCTAATGAAGCTCGCTCTGGAATACAGGTACAATTGGCCTATGTGGTCATTTCATTAAGAGGATATGTTGTATAAGTGTCCCCCTATTTTGTCATACCTCACTTACATAATGGATCAATTTGCAGCCAGTATGGACTGGAGGCCAAATACAACAACCAAAAATGGTTTCAGTGTACATGTGGGCTACCTGAGTCTTGTTTTGAGagagatttgaaaaaaatgtgaaactataatttaattttctcatttcaCAACTATGTTTTCAGTAATAAGCTCTATTGTCTTACTAAAAGAAACACTGTATTCTAGTGTAAAACAATAACATAGTTACaggtcattattttattttgcattaatgAAACAGCTTCTTACTCTGTAGTACAGTCTTGGTACGTAACTGATGTCCatgaaacatttccaaatgATCTTGACAATGACGGAAGTCTACCCTGCTAATACTAGGAAAATAGTTTATGTTACTAATGTGCCTTATGCCATTACTAAACAACCTTTATAGCTCTTTTCCAGGTATATGGCTTGTAGTTGGGACAAAGTTCTGCATGGGCTTGTCAACAAGATAAGCTTTTTATACATCTCTTTATGTAAGCTAAAGAAAGACTAAGACCAGTAATCAAAAATGATTCAGCAGTTTCTTAAATGAATCGGCCTAAAAACTTAGTATGTCCAAAGGACATATCCATGCTTATTGAAAATCTGCTTGTTATGGAATTTATGTGATTCTCTTTTCAACATCGCTGCAAAAACgtatttaacatatatttttattattaagtgGCCATACTGTCCTCTACCATCTCTACTGTAAAATCACGCTATCAGGACCTTTCTGAGTATTATCAGTTACAACTTGAGGAAATCAGTGTTAGTTTATATTGCTTTGAGATTAACTGTATGTGCAGATTTTTGTAGAGTAAAAGTGtgtctttaatttttttcttaatctaTTCACTTACTGTAGATTGGAAAGTTTGACACAGAAACCAAGAAAATGGTTTACTGGGGCGAAGACAACTGCTGGCCATCAGAACCAGTATTCATCCCCAGACCAAATGGAGAATCAGAGGATGATGGTAAGAGTGCTGTGTGGTGTTGTGGTGTGCACGCACAATATATAGTTAACAGTATATATGACACCATTTTTTACTATGTAAAAAATTccttaaatgtttcatattctGCTCTGCACTCATTCAGCAAcctcttccttccctttttcagGAGTGGTCTTAACATCAGTTATCAACACCAATCCAGGCCAGAATGGTTTCATTCTGGTTCTTGATGGCAAAACATTCAAGGAGGCAGGTCGCGCATACGTGAACAGTCCACTCCACAAGGATATGCATGGATTTTTTGTCCCAGATGGAAATTAGTACATGTATGTAAATGCCTTTGGCCAACTTCCAAAACTATATCGGTGTCAAAAAATATGGGGCACAGGAATATGTGTGAACACTACTGAATTGGCTTTTAGACAGATGTGCAATGGGGATTCATGAACGTGCTGGTCCATGGACTATCCCGTCTCTGTTTAAGTATAGAGATtgtattaaaactttttttttctttttgtatttttattaaaaataatgcaCATTAATTGATTTCATCTGGATGACAATGTTGCCTAAGCATGTATATACCACTGTTTATTATGTAATccattttattctattgtacTGCTGTGATTGTTATAGTACCTGAGCACATTAAAGAGCTTTCTGAGATGAATTAGCACTCTTTAGTTTGACaatatcaaaaaaataaatccaacaGTCTAAACAAGTAATTCTCAATCACCTAACTCCTAACCTAATTATCTGTGAGAAGTTAAGTCACAAGTAAAGTCCATTTAGTTCACTCCTGGATTTTAGGCAGAGAGCAGTAAATATTAtgcctttaaatgtaaaagttgcCTTGTTGTCTTCACAGCTTAACACATTTTGTCATGAAATGTTATATGTAGGTGTATTATAGATGTATAGTGTTATAAAGGAGAAAGTTGAATTAAACAAGAAACTATATTTGCAAGCTCTTGAAGATAAAACTATTACATTGTTTTGAATATAATGAAGGCAAATAATAGAgcacagtgtacagtatgtcaacAAGATGTGACTGGTCTTGTAGTAGCCTATGGAACAATGAACAGAAACtagagaaaaatgtattaaggTTTTCTATCCtgccaaaatataaaaaaacataaaactattagctataaactattaaaatacCCTATGTAGTCTGCATCTTGCATCTTACCTGATAAGACTCCAGGAAAATCAAACACTGGGTATTGGAGAAGCGCTGACAAGTTCTGgaacacaaatctgttttcagcttttggaatttttctctaatctttgattttttgtaaaatattggaagatatgaacattttttgaaattatACAATGTGAAAAGTTTAGaaggaaaaatcactatttggtggagctgtgaACAACTTATaaatatctgaaatgtgagcccgactacacactgctattTGTTATAAGTCagaagccaaaaaggttggaaaccacgtGTTTCATCTTCAACaatgtgttgcattttaaaagtttgttattTATCCATTGTGTACAGTACCTGAGAAAAAATGTACACTTACTCTCTAACAATGCAGAGACCCAAAATAACATATCCCAGAAACCTATGATCTACTGAATCACATAGACCTACAGGGTATCTATCGAATGACTAGCTATCCATATTAGTGTGATATAATATGATGCATTTATCAGTATTCATtttgaacattaaaataaacttttaaaatgtgaaaatcatACTATAAAGATAACTGCACTGAACAATTTGTAAAACTCTTTGTAAGTATTacataaaacaagaaatgtttatttacttaTCACCATAATTTGCATGTTATGGGTAAATTATTAACGGTATTATTTCCTTACACAGGTGTAGTCACTATCTAATCAAAAACACAGGCATAATCACTGTCTTTTGTATTACATAGGTTGACAGTTATAGAGCAGCAATTCAGTCACATGGGCCAACAATC
Above is a window of Scomber scombrus chromosome 20, fScoSco1.1, whole genome shotgun sequence DNA encoding:
- the bco1 gene encoding beta,beta-carotene 15,15'-dioxygenase isoform X1, whose amino-acid sequence is MSTDFSKNVEERPEPFQAEVKGSIPSWLQGTLLRNGPGIFSVGETSYEHWLDGMSIMQSFAFKNGEVIYRSRYLRSDSYKANMAANRIVVSEMGTMAYPDPSKNFIFKAITFLNHTVPDFTDNSASNFIKYGNDYYAASETNYIRKIDPVTLETQDKVDYMKFLPVNLACSHPHYDKEGNAYNIGTSIAEKGKTKYMVFKVPAASEKNKGKNVPALKNVEVISTIPCRSLLTPSFYHSFGMTDNYLVFIEQPFKLDIIKMATAYMRGVNWASCMKFCPEENTLIHLIDRKTGKEVETKYYTGAMIVYHHVNAFEDNGHVIFDVIAYSDSSLYDMFYLSKLKQNAEFHDDSYSKPGYKRFALPVQSDKGAAVGEDLVKLKYTTASAVKEKEGKLMCQAEVLCQGLDLPRINYDINGEKHQFVYGNCVEESAHSKQIGKFDTETKKMVYWGEDNCWPSEPVFIPRPNGESEDDGVVLTSVINTNPGQNGFILVLDGKTFKEAGRAYVNSPLHKDMHGFFVPDGN
- the bco1 gene encoding beta,beta-carotene 15,15'-dioxygenase isoform X2, with translation MSTDFSKNVEERPEPFQAEVKGSIPSWLQGTLLRNGPGIFSVGETSYEHWLDGMSIMQSFAFKNGEVIYRSRYLRSDSYKANMAANRIVVSEMGTMAYPDPSKNFIFKAITFLNHTVPDFTDNSASNFIKYGNDYYAASETNYIRKIDPVTLETQDKVDYMKFLPVNLACSHPHYDKEGNAYNIGTSIAEKGKTKYMVFKVPAASEKSKNVPALKNVEVISTIPCRSLLTPSFYHSFGMTDNYLVFIEQPFKLDIIKMATAYMRGVNWASCMKFCPEENTLIHLIDRKTGKEVETKYYTGAMIVYHHVNAFEDNGHVIFDVIAYSDSSLYDMFYLSKLKQNAEFHDDSYSKPGYKRFALPVQSDKGAAVGEDLVKLKYTTASAVKEKEGKLMCQAEVLCQGLDLPRINYDINGEKHQFVYGNCVEESAHSKQIGKFDTETKKMVYWGEDNCWPSEPVFIPRPNGESEDDGVVLTSVINTNPGQNGFILVLDGKTFKEAGRAYVNSPLHKDMHGFFVPDGN